Proteins co-encoded in one Alphaproteobacteria bacterium PA2 genomic window:
- a CDS encoding transcriptional regulator, producing the protein MQSITSLVIDPSTARATCRIKLRESCVSLSNPETRPEAEAGFPRHLRDWRQKRRLSQLDLALASGVSQRHVSFLESGRANPSRNMILQLSETLDVPLRDRNAWLTAAGFAPVFRTRTLDDPQMGQVLAAVQMMLSAHEPFPAIALDRAWNVAMSNRSFDMLGAMLGEDIWERIGGGQRNLMRLMFHPNGIRPFITNWSAVGPLMWRRAQKEAETLGGLEMQAVLDDLAPHQDFEVLWSAADTALLPVMPFQMQVGELRISMFAVVATFGTAQDVTADELRIETLFPADPETEALFRGAAGANR; encoded by the coding sequence ATGCAGTCAATTACCTCTCTGGTCATTGACCCGAGCACGGCCCGGGCGACATGTAGGATCAAACTTCGGGAGTCCTGCGTGTCCCTGTCCAATCCGGAAACCCGTCCCGAGGCCGAAGCCGGCTTTCCCCGTCACCTGCGCGACTGGCGCCAGAAGCGCCGCCTGTCCCAGCTGGACCTGGCCCTGGCTTCGGGAGTTTCCCAGCGGCATGTGAGCTTTCTGGAATCAGGCCGGGCCAATCCCAGCCGCAACATGATCCTGCAGCTGAGCGAGACACTGGATGTGCCCCTGCGCGACCGCAACGCCTGGCTGACCGCCGCGGGCTTTGCGCCGGTCTTCCGCACCCGGACCCTGGACGACCCCCAGATGGGCCAGGTCCTGGCTGCCGTGCAGATGATGCTGTCGGCCCATGAGCCCTTCCCCGCCATCGCCCTGGACCGGGCCTGGAATGTCGCCATGTCCAACAGGTCCTTCGACATGCTGGGCGCCATGCTGGGGGAAGACATCTGGGAGCGGATCGGTGGCGGCCAGCGCAACCTCATGCGCCTGATGTTCCACCCGAACGGCATCAGGCCCTTCATCACCAACTGGTCAGCTGTGGGGCCCCTCATGTGGCGCCGGGCCCAGAAGGAGGCCGAAACCCTGGGCGGCCTGGAGATGCAGGCTGTGCTGGATGACCTGGCGCCCCATCAGGATTTCGAGGTCCTCTGGTCGGCCGCAGACACAGCCCTGCTGCCGGTCATGCCCTTCCAGATGCAGGTGGGCGAGCTGAGGATCTCCATGTTTGCGGTGGTCGCCACCTTCGGCACGGCCCAGGACGTCACCGCCGACGAACTGCGGATCGAGACCCTGTTCCCGGCCGATCCAGAGACCGAAGCCCTGTTCAGGGGCGCGGCGGGCGCAAACCGATGA
- a CDS encoding succinylarginine dihydrolase has protein sequence MTAIEINFDGLVGPTHNYAGLSAGNLASQNNAGAIANPRRAALQGLAKARRMIELGLPQGFLPPPLRPSADLLRAMGRQGTDEEILTEVAQEDPVLFRAACSSSSMWRANAATVIAGPETHDGRTRLLVANLATMLHRALEADDTFQLLKKVFRDPDRFAVEPAMPWGAHFADEGAANHMRLTPDHGAPGLNIFVHGADTAGRFPVRQTRRASQALCGHCAPGRGILVEQSQTAVDAGAFHNDVVAVSNLDLLLCHAEAFTDMQGFGDDIRRRLQGARIIEVSDLSLADSVSSYLFNSQLVSLPGGGMGLILPAEAAENPSAKRAVDQIVSRAGDIEHVEYVDVRESMRNGGGPACLRLRVPLSQAGLAAVHPGYILDLDRIERLERLVELHWPTSVTPDDLEDPALWAHAKGAEAALKAFIDQAGS, from the coding sequence ATGACCGCCATCGAGATCAATTTCGACGGGCTGGTGGGCCCCACCCATAACTATGCAGGCCTGAGCGCCGGAAACCTGGCCTCCCAGAACAATGCCGGGGCCATCGCCAATCCGCGCCGGGCGGCGCTGCAGGGCCTGGCGAAGGCACGGCGGATGATCGAACTGGGCCTGCCCCAGGGCTTCCTGCCGCCACCCCTTCGCCCCTCTGCGGACCTGCTGCGCGCAATGGGACGCCAGGGAACGGACGAGGAGATCCTGACCGAGGTCGCGCAGGAGGACCCGGTCCTGTTCCGGGCCGCCTGTTCATCGTCCTCGATGTGGCGCGCCAACGCCGCAACTGTGATTGCCGGACCAGAGACCCATGATGGCCGCACCCGCCTGCTGGTGGCCAACCTGGCCACCATGCTGCACCGGGCCCTTGAAGCCGATGACACCTTCCAGCTCCTGAAAAAGGTTTTCCGCGACCCCGACCGGTTCGCTGTCGAGCCGGCCATGCCTTGGGGCGCCCACTTCGCCGATGAAGGCGCGGCCAACCACATGCGTCTGACCCCGGACCATGGCGCTCCGGGCCTCAACATCTTCGTCCACGGCGCCGACACTGCCGGACGCTTTCCGGTCCGGCAGACCCGCCGGGCAAGCCAGGCCCTGTGCGGACACTGTGCGCCAGGTCGCGGCATTCTGGTGGAACAGTCGCAGACGGCCGTGGACGCCGGCGCCTTCCACAATGACGTGGTGGCGGTCTCCAATCTTGACCTCCTGCTCTGCCATGCCGAGGCCTTCACCGACATGCAGGGGTTTGGCGACGACATCCGCCGCCGCTTACAAGGAGCCCGGATCATCGAGGTCAGCGACCTCAGCCTGGCCGACAGTGTTTCAAGCTATCTGTTCAATTCACAGCTCGTCAGCCTGCCCGGCGGCGGCATGGGGCTGATCCTGCCTGCCGAAGCCGCAGAAAACCCTTCGGCGAAGAGGGCTGTGGACCAGATCGTGTCCAGGGCGGGCGATATCGAACATGTTGAATACGTCGATGTCCGCGAAAGCATGCGCAATGGCGGTGGCCCGGCCTGTCTGCGTCTCCGGGTTCCCCTGTCGCAGGCTGGTCTCGCCGCCGTCCACCCCGGCTACATTCTGGATCTGGACCGGATCGAACGTCTGGAGCGCCTGGTGGAGCTTCATTGGCCGACGTCGGTTACGCCAGATGACCTGGAGGATCCTGCGCTCTGGGCCCATGCGAAGGGCGCCGAAGCGGCCCTGAAGGCCTTCATTGACCAGGCTGGGTCCTAA
- a CDS encoding aldehyde-activating protein: protein MHTGSCLCRAVRFEIHGDLAPIQVCHCSQCRKAQGSAFATNIPVPSADFQFLGEVTSLRAFESSPGKVRVFCGDCGSPIFSQRPDTPDVLRLRAGTLDDPVETVLGFHFHTGSKATWLPLDDALPHYPGPKPD from the coding sequence ATGCACACCGGCTCATGCCTCTGCCGCGCCGTCCGGTTCGAGATCCATGGGGACCTTGCGCCGATCCAGGTCTGTCACTGCAGCCAGTGCCGCAAGGCCCAGGGCTCGGCCTTCGCGACCAATATTCCGGTGCCCTCTGCGGACTTCCAGTTCCTGGGCGAGGTGACGTCCCTGCGGGCGTTTGAAAGCTCGCCGGGCAAGGTCCGGGTGTTCTGCGGTGATTGCGGCTCGCCCATTTTCAGCCAGAGACCCGACACGCCCGACGTCCTGCGCCTGCGGGCCGGAACCCTGGATGATCCGGTGGAGACCGTCCTGGGCTTCCACTTTCACACCGGGTCCAAGGCGACCTGGCTGCCCCTCGACGACGCCCTGCCCCACTATCCCGGTCCAAAGCCGGACTGA
- a CDS encoding chromosome partitioning protein ParA, with protein sequence MRSLAIVARKGGAGKSTMAIHLAIGGHLRERFTLLADMDPQASAVEALGHRKSSGPLVRATTARKLFVCLEDARKAGIEDLVIDTAAGSDAERLEAIRLADASLIVVRPTYLDIVAAAPTVSAVRGLGKPAMILLNQAPPTLKGEERPDNARAIAALALFGLPVSSAIIRLRRSYQRAPQLGVSVEESFDDEAAAEMASACDTIWAFRQAAGSSLSPGRIRYLHPADIQSGTLVERLVRT encoded by the coding sequence ATGCGCAGCCTGGCGATCGTCGCCCGAAAGGGTGGCGCAGGAAAGAGCACCATGGCCATCCATCTGGCCATTGGCGGGCACCTGCGCGAACGCTTCACCCTGCTGGCCGACATGGACCCCCAGGCGTCAGCCGTGGAAGCGCTCGGTCACAGGAAGAGTTCGGGGCCCCTGGTCCGCGCGACCACAGCCCGAAAACTCTTTGTATGTCTGGAAGATGCCCGGAAGGCTGGAATTGAAGACCTGGTGATCGATACGGCCGCCGGGTCCGACGCTGAACGCCTCGAGGCCATCCGCCTGGCCGACGCCAGCCTGATCGTGGTGCGGCCGACCTATCTCGACATTGTCGCGGCTGCGCCGACCGTCTCGGCGGTCCGCGGCCTGGGCAAGCCGGCCATGATCCTCCTGAACCAGGCGCCGCCGACCCTGAAGGGCGAGGAGCGACCAGACAATGCCCGGGCGATCGCCGCCCTGGCGCTGTTCGGCCTCCCGGTTTCCAGCGCCATCATCCGTCTGCGCCGGTCCTACCAGCGGGCGCCCCAACTGGGTGTGTCGGTTGAAGAGAGTTTCGATGATGAAGCGGCGGCCGAAATGGCCAGCGCCTGCGACACCATCTGGGCCTTCCGCCAGGCGGCGGGCTCATCACTTTCCCCGGGTCGTATCCGATATCTCCATCCTGCCGACATCCAGTCAGGGACACTGGTCGAGCGGCTGGTCCGCACCTGA
- a CDS encoding short-chain dehydrogenase/reductase: MSQTIFITGASTGLGRATALLFASKGWKVIATMRSPDKETELGKVPGVTVMGLDVTNPAQIAETAKAAVALGPIDVLFNNAGYGLAGAFEGATDAQLVDQLNTNLLGVMRVTQAFLPALREQGKGTIITTTSIGGLVAFPFNSVYHATKWGLEGWSESLAFELEPFGVKVKTIAPGGISTDFAGRSLVFTTHPAYMEAIGKTMAAFSDPNRRSSSSTAEQVAQAVYDAVIDDADRITYVAGEDAKANYAQRLAVGIDTFRAGIKQMFLGG, encoded by the coding sequence ATGTCCCAGACCATCTTCATCACCGGCGCCTCCACCGGCCTTGGCCGCGCCACCGCCCTGCTGTTCGCCAGCAAGGGCTGGAAGGTCATCGCCACCATGCGCAGCCCTGACAAGGAAACCGAGCTCGGCAAGGTTCCGGGCGTCACCGTCATGGGCCTGGATGTGACCAACCCCGCCCAGATCGCTGAAACCGCCAAGGCTGCGGTCGCCCTAGGCCCCATCGACGTGCTGTTCAACAATGCCGGCTACGGCCTGGCCGGCGCCTTTGAAGGCGCGACGGACGCCCAACTGGTGGACCAGCTCAACACCAACCTGCTGGGCGTCATGCGGGTGACCCAGGCCTTCCTGCCGGCCCTGCGCGAGCAGGGTAAGGGAACCATCATCACCACCACCTCGATCGGCGGTCTCGTGGCCTTCCCGTTCAACTCTGTCTATCACGCCACCAAGTGGGGCCTGGAAGGCTGGAGCGAGAGCCTGGCCTTCGAACTGGAGCCCTTCGGCGTCAAGGTGAAGACCATTGCGCCGGGCGGCATTTCCACCGACTTCGCCGGCCGCTCCCTCGTCTTCACCACCCACCCGGCCTATATGGAGGCCATCGGCAAGACCATGGCGGCCTTCTCCGATCCGAACCGTCGTTCCTCCAGCTCCACGGCCGAACAGGTTGCCCAGGCGGTCTACGACGCCGTGATCGACGACGCCGACAGGATCACCTATGTGGCCGGTGAAGACGCCAAGGCCAATTACGCCCAGCGCTTGGCGGTCGGCATCGATACGTTCCGGGCAGGCATCAAGCAGATGTTCCTGGGCGGCTGA
- a CDS encoding arginine N-succinyltransferase, with product MGEHQPTTSLVVRVALPGDLEGLYDLARVAGPGMTNLQADRDVLAEKLGASAAAVTSAEAREAGSPILLVVEQSTAGAGPEVVGTACIFPRVGVTWPFYSYRITRQNRASQALGKRVSHDILNLANDFDGAAEVGGLFILPSVRGMAAGRLVARARYLFLASHRDWFGPQVISEMRGYQDDAGGSPVWDALGQRFYDMDFAEADRTNALTGNQFIADLGPRHPIYVSLLSDAAQAALGKPHDHGRPAMQLLLEEGFRFEGYVDIFDGGPTLFADVDDLVAVRDSQSARIHRVVAGDQGETRLVCAGQGPDFRCAKGAFNPTDGAVEISQGLADSLRVKAGDQVRHVRF from the coding sequence ATGGGCGAGCACCAGCCAACAACATCACTGGTCGTGAGGGTCGCCCTGCCGGGCGATCTTGAGGGCCTGTATGACCTCGCCCGGGTCGCTGGCCCCGGCATGACCAACCTCCAGGCTGATCGTGATGTCCTGGCTGAAAAGCTTGGCGCGAGCGCGGCCGCCGTGACCTCGGCAGAGGCCAGGGAAGCGGGGTCCCCCATACTGCTGGTTGTCGAGCAGTCGACGGCCGGCGCCGGACCCGAGGTCGTGGGGACAGCCTGCATCTTTCCCAGAGTCGGGGTGACCTGGCCCTTCTACAGCTACCGGATCACCCGTCAGAACCGGGCGTCCCAGGCCCTGGGCAAGCGGGTTTCCCACGACATTCTCAACCTCGCCAATGACTTCGATGGCGCCGCCGAAGTAGGCGGCCTGTTCATCCTGCCCAGCGTCCGCGGCATGGCGGCAGGCCGGCTGGTGGCCCGGGCGCGATATCTCTTCCTCGCCAGCCATCGCGACTGGTTCGGGCCTCAGGTGATCTCCGAAATGAGGGGCTATCAGGACGACGCAGGCGGCTCTCCCGTCTGGGACGCCCTGGGTCAGCGCTTCTACGACATGGACTTCGCCGAAGCCGACCGGACCAACGCCCTGACCGGCAACCAGTTCATCGCCGATCTCGGCCCCCGGCACCCGATCTATGTCAGCCTGCTGTCCGACGCCGCCCAGGCCGCCCTGGGCAAGCCCCACGATCACGGTCGCCCCGCCATGCAGCTCCTGCTGGAAGAAGGCTTCCGCTTCGAGGGCTATGTGGACATTTTCGACGGCGGTCCGACGCTGTTCGCCGATGTCGACGATCTGGTGGCTGTCAGGGACAGCCAGTCTGCCCGGATCCACCGAGTGGTCGCCGGGGACCAGGGCGAAACCCGGCTGGTCTGCGCCGGTCAGGGCCCGGACTTCCGCTGCGCGAAGGGCGCGTTCAACCCGACCGATGGGGCCGTCGAAATCAGCCAGGGCCTGGCCGACAGCCTGCGGGTCAAGGCCGGAGATCAGGTGCGCCATGTCCGCTTCTAG
- a CDS encoding AsnC family transcriptional regulator: MRREFPISAAPAVDRIDQKILARLQADGRVSNKALAEAVGLSASACLARVRRLEMEGLIQGYHADIAVDRLGPTVAIFAEVTLGQHHPGDFARFETFVRDSREIVEAAQVSGAYDYLMRVVVGDMEAWREFSDQILNSNLGVTKISSHVVMKTAKGFAGVQVSPSPGRD; this comes from the coding sequence CTGCGGCGGGAGTTTCCCATTTCAGCAGCCCCTGCGGTTGACCGCATTGACCAGAAGATCCTGGCGCGACTCCAGGCCGACGGACGGGTCAGCAACAAGGCGCTGGCTGAAGCCGTGGGCCTGTCGGCGAGCGCTTGCCTGGCCCGGGTTCGCCGTCTCGAAATGGAAGGTCTGATCCAGGGCTACCATGCCGATATCGCCGTCGATCGCCTGGGGCCCACCGTCGCCATTTTTGCCGAGGTCACCCTCGGCCAGCATCATCCCGGCGACTTCGCCCGCTTCGAGACCTTTGTCAGGGACTCCCGCGAAATCGTCGAGGCCGCCCAGGTCAGCGGCGCCTACGATTATCTGATGCGGGTGGTGGTCGGCGACATGGAGGCCTGGCGGGAGTTTTCCGACCAGATCCTCAATTCGAACCTCGGGGTCACCAAGATTTCGTCCCATGTGGTGATGAAGACCGCAAAGGGCTTTGCTGGCGTGCAGGTTTCGCCCTCGCCAGGCCGGGATTGA
- a CDS encoding aldo/keto reductase, with translation MKTRKLGSKGPTVSALGLGCMTMSPVYGQALDEAEAVATLELALDLGITFWDTADVYGMGHNETLIGKVLEGRRDKVFLASKFGITMKGVNGDPAYAVEACDASLKRLGVETLDLFYLHRAQPGRPIEETVEAMAGLVKAGKVRHLGLSEVSPETLERACKVHQITAVQSEYSLWTRDPEDGILAACEALGVGFVPYSPLGRGFLTGEIRSPDDFEEGDWRRGNPRFQGEAFTANLKLVDKVIAMAAAKGVAPSQLALAWVMAQGEHLVPIPGTRRTKYLQQNFGALEVQLTAADLAEIDAAFPRDLAAGARYAPAMMGALNG, from the coding sequence ATGAAGACCCGTAAACTTGGTTCGAAAGGCCCCACCGTCTCCGCCCTGGGCCTGGGCTGCATGACCATGAGCCCGGTCTATGGCCAGGCCCTCGACGAGGCCGAGGCGGTCGCCACCCTGGAACTGGCCCTGGATCTCGGAATCACCTTCTGGGACACGGCCGATGTCTATGGCATGGGCCATAACGAGACCCTGATCGGCAAGGTGCTGGAAGGCCGCAGGGACAAGGTCTTCCTGGCGTCGAAATTCGGCATCACCATGAAGGGCGTAAATGGCGACCCGGCCTATGCGGTCGAGGCCTGCGACGCCAGCCTCAAGCGCCTGGGCGTCGAAACCCTTGACCTCTTCTATCTGCATCGCGCCCAGCCGGGTCGGCCGATCGAGGAAACGGTCGAGGCCATGGCCGGTCTGGTCAAGGCGGGCAAGGTCCGGCACCTGGGCCTGTCGGAGGTTTCGCCCGAGACCCTGGAGCGGGCGTGCAAGGTCCATCAGATCACCGCCGTGCAGAGTGAATACTCCCTGTGGACCCGCGACCCCGAGGACGGGATCCTCGCCGCCTGCGAAGCGCTTGGCGTCGGCTTTGTGCCCTACAGCCCCCTCGGGCGGGGCTTCCTGACCGGCGAAATCCGCAGCCCGGACGACTTTGAAGAGGGCGACTGGAGGCGGGGCAATCCGCGCTTCCAGGGCGAGGCCTTCACGGCCAATCTGAAGCTTGTGGACAAGGTCATCGCCATGGCCGCAGCCAAGGGCGTCGCGCCCTCCCAGCTGGCCCTGGCCTGGGTCATGGCCCAGGGCGAGCACCTGGTTCCCATCCCGGGCACCCGTCGCACAAAGTATCTCCAGCAGAATTTCGGGGCCCTGGAGGTCCAGCTCACCGCCGCTGACCTGGCCGAGATCGACGCCGCCTTCCCCCGGGACCTGGCAGCAGGCGCGCGGTATGCTCCGGCCATGATGGGCGCCCTGAACGGCTAG
- the astD gene encoding succinylglutamate-semialdehyde dehydrogenase: MSASSLQSFNPCTGDLIWEGAASSRADLDRAVNTARSAASAWGETPLEDRRRVALTFAGLVTERRAAIARLIAEETGKPFWETLTEADSVAAKVAISIRAQDQRAGESLVESAGVRQALRHRPHGVLAVLGPFNFPMHLANGHIVPALLAGNAVVFKPSEKTPACGALMAEIWKDAGLPDGVLQVVQGAGQVGADLVTHPDIDGVLFTGSVKAGRMIHGQLADSPWKVLALELGGNNPLIAWDVDQAEDAAHMIVQSAFISAGQRCSCARKLVVETGVRGDRLIDALKEVTARLRIGGPFDDPEPYLGPVIDNPSADALLGAHAALIAAGGKVIQGLERIDPSRPFLRPGLMDVGAVANLPDDELFGPLLQVVRVSSFDQALVEAGKTRFGLAAGLIGGDEALFDRFWRGMRAGVVNWNRPTTGASSAAPFGGVGASGNHRPSAFYAADYCAYPVAGLEMSETTFRIGNGLDPKTGAA; the protein is encoded by the coding sequence ATGTCCGCTTCTAGCCTTCAGTCCTTCAATCCCTGCACCGGCGACCTGATCTGGGAGGGCGCTGCATCAAGCCGCGCCGACCTAGACCGGGCCGTAAACACCGCCCGGAGCGCGGCTTCCGCCTGGGGCGAAACCCCGCTGGAGGACCGCCGCAGGGTTGCCCTGACCTTCGCAGGCCTGGTGACGGAACGCCGCGCCGCCATAGCCCGCCTGATCGCCGAGGAAACCGGAAAACCCTTCTGGGAAACCCTGACCGAGGCCGACAGCGTCGCCGCAAAGGTCGCCATCTCCATCCGGGCCCAGGACCAGAGGGCCGGTGAGAGCCTTGTGGAGTCCGCAGGGGTGAGACAGGCCCTGCGCCATCGGCCCCACGGCGTTCTGGCCGTTCTGGGGCCCTTCAACTTTCCGATGCACCTGGCCAATGGTCACATTGTCCCGGCCCTGCTGGCCGGCAACGCCGTGGTGTTCAAGCCCAGTGAGAAGACCCCCGCCTGCGGGGCCCTGATGGCGGAAATCTGGAAGGATGCGGGTCTTCCGGACGGCGTGCTTCAGGTCGTACAGGGCGCTGGCCAGGTCGGCGCAGACCTCGTCACCCATCCGGACATTGACGGGGTCCTGTTCACCGGATCCGTGAAGGCCGGCCGGATGATCCATGGGCAGTTGGCGGACAGCCCCTGGAAGGTGCTGGCCCTGGAGCTGGGCGGCAATAACCCGCTGATCGCCTGGGACGTCGACCAGGCCGAAGACGCCGCCCACATGATCGTCCAGTCAGCCTTCATCTCGGCGGGCCAGAGGTGCTCCTGTGCGCGCAAGCTTGTGGTGGAGACAGGTGTCCGGGGCGACCGCCTGATCGACGCCCTGAAGGAGGTCACGGCCCGCCTGCGGATCGGGGGACCGTTCGATGACCCGGAGCCCTATCTGGGCCCGGTCATAGACAATCCCTCGGCTGACGCCCTGCTCGGCGCCCACGCCGCCCTGATCGCTGCTGGAGGCAAGGTCATTCAGGGACTGGAGCGGATTGACCCTTCCCGTCCCTTCCTGCGCCCCGGCCTGATGGATGTAGGCGCCGTTGCGAACCTGCCCGATGACGAACTGTTCGGGCCCCTGCTGCAGGTCGTCAGGGTCAGCAGCTTTGACCAGGCCCTGGTTGAAGCCGGCAAGACCAGGTTCGGTCTTGCCGCTGGCCTGATCGGCGGCGACGAAGCCCTCTTTGACCGCTTCTGGCGGGGCATGCGGGCCGGCGTGGTCAACTGGAACCGTCCGACCACCGGCGCGTCTTCTGCAGCCCCCTTCGGCGGGGTTGGCGCCTCGGGCAATCACCGGCCCAGCGCCTTCTACGCCGCCGACTACTGCGCCTATCCCGTCGCGGGCCTTGAGATGTCTGAAACCACATTCCGGATCGGAAACGGTCTTGATCCGAAGACAGGTGCAGCATGA
- a CDS encoding cysteine hydrolase: protein MTDTALLIIDVQVAIVTGAYREAEVLAAISDMAGRARAAGTPVIYLQHGEDSYEPMRRGAAGWAIHPEVAPHEGDTVIEKTASDGFYQTGLADQIARLGVRRLVICGLQTEFCVDATARAAISHGFDVVLASDAHTTGDAVSPAETTIRHHNYALGHLAHPDHRILVRPSAQIEFVHAGNLG from the coding sequence GTGACTGACACCGCACTCCTCATCATCGACGTCCAGGTCGCCATAGTCACGGGCGCTTACCGCGAGGCCGAAGTGCTGGCCGCGATCTCGGACATGGCGGGCCGGGCCCGCGCCGCCGGAACGCCCGTCATCTATCTGCAGCATGGCGAAGACAGCTACGAGCCGATGAGGCGGGGTGCGGCGGGCTGGGCCATCCATCCGGAGGTGGCGCCTCACGAGGGCGACACTGTTATCGAAAAGACGGCTTCGGACGGCTTCTATCAGACAGGCCTTGCTGACCAGATCGCGCGGCTTGGGGTCAGACGGCTGGTCATCTGTGGCCTCCAGACCGAGTTCTGTGTCGACGCGACCGCCCGGGCCGCCATCTCCCATGGGTTCGACGTGGTCCTGGCTTCTGACGCCCATACGACAGGCGACGCGGTGAGCCCCGCGGAGACCACCATCCGGCATCACAATTATGCCCTTGGCCACCTGGCCCATCCCGATCACCGGATCCTGGTCCGCCCGAGCGCTCAGATCGAGTTTGTCCATGCCGGCAACCTAGGCTGA
- a CDS encoding amidohydrolase, which yields MTRAKHLSATALAAALAISSAALAAPAPSVVAIVGANVFDGTGAAPQKANVIIRNGRIVAVGPKVRIPMGAKVIKAEGEALLPGFYDLHTHWTPAGAPATLPQIASAYVAAGVTTVNDFHAAPESYAPKRAWLANLTSPHVYYAARVSTPGGHGADWADTSTTKWVNTPESARRAIESLAPYHPDFIKAFTDGWRYGMAPDNTSMDGWTLSALVEAAHKQNLKVLTHTVSVDRGVVAGKARVDIIAHSLQDRPIDSATIAAMKAGGTSIAPTLAVYEPVKPGQAASDPEGGRPEQAFRKFEYALANAKALFDAGVTVGVGTDAGMPGTKHGYSTLHEMELLVRAGLTPSQALAAGTSISARLMSQDNDRGTIAVGKRADLVLIKGAPWKDIADVHKTDRVFIDGKLVFGPGAPPMTANAAKTLPAQVLKTALVDDFERADGRTALDTLRTDEFDGGIDRSLEVAQVVARQDGGHALSIDARMSIKANPVAGANFPLSRGGVQPMDVSGFSGVQMQVRGDGAYSLGFDGVAGRWTQPFTAGPEWRTVKLPFSALAGRNPWTGGDVTSLSVTASRKAGEKVWIEVDNLTFY from the coding sequence ATGACGCGCGCCAAGCACCTTTCCGCCACCGCCCTGGCCGCGGCCCTCGCCATCAGCAGCGCCGCACTGGCGGCACCGGCGCCGTCTGTGGTGGCCATTGTCGGCGCCAACGTTTTTGACGGCACAGGCGCCGCGCCGCAGAAGGCCAATGTGATCATTCGCAATGGCCGGATCGTCGCCGTCGGTCCCAAGGTCAGGATCCCCATGGGCGCCAAGGTCATCAAGGCCGAGGGCGAGGCCCTGCTGCCGGGTTTCTATGACCTGCACACCCACTGGACCCCGGCCGGCGCCCCGGCGACCCTGCCGCAGATCGCCTCGGCCTATGTGGCGGCCGGCGTCACGACCGTGAACGACTTCCACGCCGCCCCCGAAAGCTATGCCCCCAAGCGGGCCTGGCTGGCCAACCTGACCTCTCCCCATGTCTATTATGCCGCGCGGGTCTCGACCCCCGGCGGCCACGGCGCTGACTGGGCCGACACCTCAACCACCAAGTGGGTCAACACCCCGGAGTCCGCCCGGCGGGCCATTGAGAGCCTGGCGCCCTACCACCCCGACTTCATCAAGGCCTTCACCGATGGCTGGCGCTATGGAATGGCGCCTGACAATACCAGCATGGACGGCTGGACCCTCAGCGCCCTGGTCGAGGCGGCCCACAAGCAGAACCTCAAGGTCCTTACCCATACGGTCAGCGTTGATCGGGGCGTCGTGGCCGGCAAGGCGCGGGTCGACATCATCGCCCACAGCCTGCAGGACCGCCCCATCGACTCGGCGACCATCGCCGCCATGAAGGCCGGCGGCACCAGCATTGCCCCGACCCTGGCCGTCTATGAGCCCGTCAAGCCGGGCCAGGCTGCGAGCGACCCCGAGGGCGGCAGACCCGAGCAGGCCTTCCGCAAGTTCGAATACGCCCTGGCCAACGCCAAGGCCCTGTTCGACGCCGGCGTCACGGTCGGGGTCGGCACTGATGCAGGCATGCCCGGGACGAAGCACGGCTATTCCACCCTGCATGAGATGGAACTGCTGGTCCGCGCCGGCCTGACCCCAAGCCAGGCCCTGGCGGCCGGCACCTCGATCAGCGCCCGGCTGATGTCCCAGGACAATGACCGTGGAACCATCGCCGTTGGCAAACGTGCTGACCTGGTCCTGATCAAGGGCGCGCCCTGGAAGGACATTGCCGATGTTCACAAGACCGACCGGGTGTTCATCGACGGCAAGCTGGTCTTCGGCCCGGGCGCCCCACCCATGACCGCCAACGCCGCAAAGACCCTGCCGGCCCAGGTGCTGAAAACGGCCCTGGTGGATGACTTCGAGCGGGCAGATGGCCGCACGGCCCTGGACACCCTGCGCACTGATGAATTCGATGGCGGTATTGATCGCTCGCTGGAAGTGGCCCAGGTGGTCGCCCGGCAGGACGGCGGCCACGCCCTGTCCATCGACGCCCGCATGTCGATCAAGGCCAATCCCGTGGCCGGCGCCAACTTCCCCCTGTCCCGGGGCGGGGTCCAGCCCATGGATGTGAGCGGCTTTTCGGGCGTTCAGATGCAGGTGCGCGGAGACGGGGCCTACAGCCTCGGCTTCGATGGCGTGGCCGGTCGCTGGACCCAGCCCTTCACCGCCGGCCCGGAATGGCGGACGGTGAAACTGCCTTTCAGCGCCCTGGCGGGCCGGAACCCCTGGACAGGCGGCGACGTCACCTCCCTTTCGGTGACGGCATCCCGCAAGGCCGGAGAGAAGGTCTGGATCGAGGTCGATAACCTCACCTTCTATTGA